A region from the Vicia villosa cultivar HV-30 ecotype Madison, WI linkage group LG3, Vvil1.0, whole genome shotgun sequence genome encodes:
- the LOC131658942 gene encoding uncharacterized protein LOC131658942, giving the protein MRGGGNRVKRKRVGFHNKKGQVDICFIQESKLREVDSGTVRDLWGDKFVEWSFAEANGASGGLITMWKKNLFNLIFSFKRQGFLGLCVEKNGKVIYFVNVYASCDSRRRVETWNCLLDFKSKNVKGSWCIGGDFNSILSLEERVGKLGRSCRKEISEFNGFIEGMELVDVLTIGGKFTWFNSNGKAMSPLDRFLSSEDYIEDWEVEGQFIGDRDISDHASIWLKDNKQNWGPKPFKFNNSWFNNEDFIPFVTREWESFSINGRGDFCLVEKLKLLKKRLSWWNKEVYGWLDLNIEKAGEELNFIDNLFVHFAGDVPEEIVKERSKAVASF; this is encoded by the coding sequence ATGAGAGGAGGTGGTAATAGGGTAAAAAGAAAGAGAGTTGGGTTCCATAACAAGAAAGGGCAGGTTGATATTTGTTTTATTCAGGAGTCTAAATTGAGGGAGGTGGACAGTGGAACTGTTAGAGACTTATGGGGCGACAAATTTGTGGAGTGGTCTTTTGCGGAGGCGAATGGGGCTTCGGGAGGATTAATAACTATGTGGAAGAAGAATCTTTTCAATCTGATTTTCAGTTTTAAAAGACAAGGCTTCCTCGGGCTTTGTGTGGAAAAGAATGGCAAGGTGATATATTTCGTTAACGTTTACGCTTCTTGTGATAGTAGACGGAGGGTGGAAACTTGGAATTGTTTGTTGGACTTCAAGTCTAAAAACGTTAAAGGGTCTTGGTGTATAGGAGGGGATTTCAACTCAATCCTCTCTCTAGAGGAAAGGGTAGGAAAACTGGGAAGGAGTTGTAGAAAAGAGATTTCGGAGTTCAACGGCTTTATTGAAGGGATGGAGTTGGTGGATGTTCTGACTATAGGAGGTAAATTCACTTGGTTCAATAGTAATGGTAAGGCAATGAGCCCGCTTGATAGATTTCTCTCATCGGAAGACTATATTGAAGATTGGGAGGTAGAAGGCCAATTTATAGGAGATAGAGACATATCCGATCATGCTTCGATTTGGTTAAAAGATAATAAACaaaattggggtcctaaaccatTCAAGTTCAACAACTCTTGGTTTAACAATGAAGATTTCATTCCGTTTGTTACGAGGGAATGGGAAAGCTTTAGTATTAATGGGAGAGGCGATTTTTGTTTGGTGGAAAAGCTCAAACTATTGAAGAAGAGACTTTCGTGGTGGAACAAGGAGGTGTACGGATGGCTGGATCTTAACATAGAAAAGGCGGGGGAGGAGTTGAATTTTATCGATAacttgtttgttcattttgcaggtgATGTTCCGGAAGAGATTGTTAAGGAGAGATCCAAGGCGGTGGCGAGTTTTTGA
- the LOC131658943 gene encoding uncharacterized mitochondrial protein AtMg01250-like: MMDGVLLVNEIIDWSKRKKRSCLLLKVDFEKAYDSVSWNYLRHQMKLMGFGRKWMSWMEACVFSSHMSILVNGSATKEFTVQRGLRQGDPLSPFLFVLVMEGLTSIVKKSVEVGDFKPFCYSDKDSVDILQFADDTVI; the protein is encoded by the coding sequence ATGATGGATGGAGTCCTTTTGGTGAATGAGATTATTGATTGGTCTAAAAGGAAGAAGAGAAGTTGTCTTTTGCTTAAGGTAGATTTCGAGAAAGCCTACGATTCGGTATCTTGGAATTATCTAAGGCACCAAATGAAGCTCATGGGGTTTGGCAGGAAGTGGATGTCTTGGATGGAAGCTTGCGTGTTCTCTAGCCACATGTCCATATTGGTCAACGGGAGTGCAACCAAAGAGTTTACGGTTCAAAGAGGCCTTCGCCAAGGAGACCCGCTCTCTCCTTTTCTCTTCGTGCTTGTAATGGAAGGGTTGACATCTATTGTCAAAAAATCGGTGGAGGTAGGGGATTTCAAGCCTTTTTGCTATAGTGATAAGGATAGCGTGgatatccttcaatttgcggacgacaccgTGATTTAA